In Nocardia sputorum, a single genomic region encodes these proteins:
- a CDS encoding YcnI family copper-binding membrane protein yields MHSSLSRAVGTTVTTTALVLLAGGTAAAHVTVDAPGATQGGYAVATFRVPTESDTAGTTALTVTLPNLKSARTEPIPGWSAKVERNDKKEITAITWTADPGAPGIPPGQFQRFAVSLGPLPAQDSVSFPAKQTYSDGKVVSWDQPVEKDGDEPEHPAPSVTLAPGKEDGDGHKVSSEAADEDSEHEDETARWLGGIGLALGLLGVALGLGNVVRGRRS; encoded by the coding sequence ATGCACAGCTCTCTTTCGCGCGCCGTCGGAACGACCGTCACGACAACGGCACTCGTCCTCCTCGCGGGCGGCACCGCCGCCGCCCACGTCACGGTGGACGCTCCCGGCGCGACACAAGGCGGATACGCCGTCGCCACCTTCCGGGTGCCCACCGAATCGGATACCGCGGGCACTACAGCGCTCACCGTCACCCTGCCCAATCTCAAATCGGCGCGGACCGAGCCGATTCCGGGATGGTCGGCCAAGGTCGAACGCAACGACAAGAAGGAGATCACCGCGATCACCTGGACCGCCGATCCCGGCGCGCCGGGTATCCCGCCCGGTCAGTTCCAGCGCTTCGCGGTGTCCCTCGGCCCCCTGCCCGCGCAGGATTCGGTGAGCTTCCCCGCCAAGCAGACCTATTCCGACGGCAAGGTGGTCAGCTGGGACCAACCGGTCGAGAAGGACGGCGACGAACCCGAACATCCGGCCCCGTCGGTCACCTTGGCCCCCGGGAAAGAGGATGGGGACGGGCACAAAGTGAGCAGCGAAGCCGCGGACGAGGACTCCGAGCACGAGGACGAGACGGCCCGCTGGCTCGGCGGGATCGGCCTCGCGCTCGGCCTGCTCGGTGTCGCGCTCGGCCTCGGCAATGTCGTTCGCGGACGTCGCTCATGA
- a CDS encoding DUF6474 family protein, giving the protein MGLFTKRKRRPSRRAEAKALKHKAAIEAKLAAKNDRKARRAEARTQRKVAKAQIAAFQAEEKAALKVAAKAERDPFSAGQVKKYLGVARVLIPVLAPLAYRGATFLRGQLDTRRAQQLGVGIDQLGDFSGHGAKLQARITNAEAALAKIGAQDGKDKGETQKFVTATKDRLGSLTAAVHTSDQMPANRRRSVHASISHELSGIESDILARLGVR; this is encoded by the coding sequence ATGGGGTTGTTCACGAAGCGCAAGCGGCGGCCGAGCCGCAGGGCCGAGGCGAAAGCCCTCAAGCACAAGGCCGCGATCGAGGCCAAGCTCGCCGCGAAGAACGACCGCAAGGCACGCCGCGCCGAGGCCCGCACCCAGCGCAAGGTGGCCAAAGCGCAGATCGCGGCGTTCCAGGCGGAGGAGAAGGCCGCGCTGAAGGTGGCCGCCAAGGCCGAACGCGATCCGTTCAGCGCCGGCCAGGTGAAGAAGTATCTCGGCGTGGCGCGGGTGCTCATCCCGGTGCTCGCCCCGCTCGCCTACCGCGGCGCCACCTTCCTGCGCGGGCAGTTGGACACCCGCCGCGCCCAGCAACTCGGCGTGGGCATCGACCAGCTCGGCGACTTCAGCGGACACGGCGCCAAACTGCAGGCGCGCATCACGAATGCCGAAGCGGCCCTGGCGAAGATCGGCGCGCAGGACGGCAAGGACAAAGGCGAGACGCAGAAGTTCGTCACCGCCACCAAGGACCGTCTCGGCAGTCTGACGGCGGCGGTGCACACCTCCGACCAGATGCCTGCCAACCGCCGCCGTTCGGTGCACGCGTCCATCTCCCACGAACTGTCCGGGATCGAGTCCGACATCCTGGCCCGGCTCGGCGTGCGCTGA